The Streptomyces sp. NBC_00435 nucleotide sequence AGTACCTCACGGTGGCCCTCACACGGCTGCTGCCGGGCTCGGCCGTGGTCGGGGAGGAAGCGGTGCACGCCGACCCCGGGGTGTACCTGGCGCTGCGCGCCGACGCCCCGGTGTGGATCGTGGACCCCGTGGACGGGACCCGGCAGTTCGTGAACGGCGAACCGGAGTTCTGCACGCTGGTCGCGCTCGCACACCGCGGGGAGATACTCGCCTCCTGGACCTTCGCCCCGGCGCTGGAGGAGATGGCCACCGCCGTCCGCGGACAGGGCGCCTACGTCAACGGCCAGCGGATCCTGAGCGGTTCGCCGGAGCGCGGTGCCGAGCTTCGGGTCGCCACCGCCCACCCGCTCTACACCACCGAGGAGGAGCGGCGCATCCTGGCGCGCCTGGACGTACCCGGGGTGTCCTCCCGCGCGTGCGGTTCGGCGGGCCTGGAGTACCTGAAGGTGGCCCGGGGCGAGATGGACGGCCTCGCCTTCAACTGGCCCTCGGCCTGGGACCACGCGGCCGGGCTGCTCCTGGTCGCCGAGGCGGGCGGCGCGCAGAGCACCGTGGACCGGGTCCCCTTCCGGGTGGACCGGGACAACGCGCTGCCCT carries:
- a CDS encoding inositol monophosphatase family protein, which produces MIDEFLARDLSAVDEAVRKAAAVEIMPRFRQLADHEVDQKSGPHDLVTDADRKAEEYLTVALTRLLPGSAVVGEEAVHADPGVYLALRADAPVWIVDPVDGTRQFVNGEPEFCTLVALAHRGEILASWTFAPALEEMATAVRGQGAYVNGQRILSGSPERGAELRVATAHPLYTTEEERRILARLDVPGVSSRACGSAGLEYLKVARGEMDGLAFNWPSAWDHAAGLLLVAEAGGAQSTVDRVPFRVDRDNALPFAVGRDEATAVRIRELLRGE